In Calditrichota bacterium, the genomic stretch ACCGAGCCCGAAGAGAGGGTGTTGGAGGTTGCCTACCCATCGAGTCAGCTGCAGCCCACCACTGGCGGGAGGCGTGGTGATCGGCCCGCCGGTGAGGACCAGAACCGACGGGAGCAGCGCCAGGAGTTGGAGGTCGGGGAGACCGAATTCGACTTTGGCTATCGGGGGTTGAAGCTGTAACCAATCCATTGGCTGGCAACGCAGTTCGGTACGCACCTGGTGAACCACATGAGGGAGTAACGCATGCTCAAGCGCAAGAAACGGATCTGTCGATTTTGTGAAGAAGGTATTGCCTACATCGATTACAAGGACGATAAGAGGCTGATGCGTTTTACTACCGATGAAGGGAAGATAATCCCCAGACGGACTTCTGGTACGTGCGCGCGGCACCAGCGACAACTGGTGAAGGCGGTGAAACGTGCTCGCCATCTCGCCTTGATTCCGTTCGTGGCAGAGATAACACGTTAGCAGACTGGTGGACAGACTATGAAGGTGATTCTGAAGCAGGACCATGACAAGCTGGGCAAGGCCGGCGACGTGGTGGAAGTCAAAGCGGGGTATGCACGCAACTTCCTCCTGCCACGTGGCATCGCTGTCGAGGCGACCCCCAGCAATCTGAGAGCGTTTGAGGAACAGAAGAGGTTAGAAAGCCACCGCTCGGAGCGAGCGAAGAGGAGCGCCCTGGCTCTTGCCGAAAAGCTTGAGGGCGTTTCCTGTACTGCTCCGGTGGCAGTGGGGGAAGAGGACCGCTTGTTCGGCTCGGTGACCTCCCAGACAATTGCCGACCTCTTGCGCGAGAAGGGCTTCGACATTGACAAGAAGAAGATTCTCTTGGAGGAGCCGATCAAAGCCTTGGGCATCTATGATGTACCTATCAGGCTGCATCCGGAGGTGGAGGCGAAGGTGAAAGTCTGGGTGGTCAAGGCCTAAGCCTGCTGGGGAGGACCCGGCCGTCATGCACTGCATCTGGTTGCTGCTGCTCGCGCACGTGGTGGGCGACTTTGTCCTGCAGACGGACCGTGTCTTCTCCTACAAGCTGGCGCGCCGGTGGGGCGTCCTGTTGCATGTGGGCCTCTGTGCCCTGGCGATGGGAGCGGTCCTGCTGCCATTTCTTGGTCAGTGGCGGCCGTGGGTCTTGATCATTACGATGACCGCCTGGCATTTGCTCCTGGATTGGCT encodes the following:
- a CDS encoding 30S ribosomal protein S18: MLKRKKRICRFCEEGIAYIDYKDDKRLMRFTTDEGKIIPRRTSGTCARHQRQLVKAVKRARHLALIPFVAEITR
- a CDS encoding 50S ribosomal protein L9 — translated: MKVILKQDHDKLGKAGDVVEVKAGYARNFLLPRGIAVEATPSNLRAFEEQKRLESHRSERAKRSALALAEKLEGVSCTAPVAVGEEDRLFGSVTSQTIADLLREKGFDIDKKKILLEEPIKALGIYDVPIRLHPEVEAKVKVWVVKA